In Sphingopyxis sp. CCNWLW2, a single window of DNA contains:
- a CDS encoding A24 family peptidase: MEKGTIALGLMAILGLLMVAAAISDVRSRTISNELNAAMALLAIPFWIASGFALWPDMPLQFGASFAVFLVFAGLFAIGAMGGGDVKMIGAVMLWIPLPLFMPTLMVMAIGGGILSAAMLIHMKLRPSDKPVEVPYGVAIAAAGLWALHQQYLNQFQVIG, from the coding sequence ATGGAAAAAGGCACAATCGCGCTCGGCCTGATGGCCATACTCGGCCTGTTGATGGTTGCCGCGGCAATCAGCGACGTCCGGTCGCGCACCATCTCCAACGAGCTCAACGCCGCGATGGCGCTGCTCGCAATCCCCTTCTGGATCGCGAGCGGTTTTGCACTCTGGCCCGACATGCCGCTTCAGTTCGGGGCCTCCTTCGCGGTCTTTCTCGTTTTTGCCGGCCTGTTCGCGATCGGCGCGATGGGCGGCGGCGATGTAAAAATGATCGGCGCCGTGATGCTCTGGATCCCGCTTCCGCTGTTCATGCCGACACTCATGGTCATGGCCATCGGCGGCGGCATCCTGTCGGCTGCGATGCTTATCCATATGAAATTGCGCCCTTCGGACAAGCCGGTCGAGGTTCCCTATGGGGTTGCCATCGCCGCTGCGGGCCTTTGGGCGCTTCACCAACAATATCTTAACCAGTTTCAGGTTATCGGATGA
- the ispH gene encoding 4-hydroxy-3-methylbut-2-enyl diphosphate reductase: MNALHPMTQAEGSEAAELKVLIAAPRGFCAGVDRAIRIVELALQKYGAPVYVRHEIVHNRYVVDSLKAKGAIFVESLDQVPDGVPVVFSAHGVPKAVPAKAEMRGLDYIDATCPLVSKVHRQAERAHETGRHIVFVGHAGHPEVIGTLGQLPEGAMTLVESVDDVAVLSPPDPDMLSFLTQTTLSVDDTRDIIAALQHRFPAITGPRGEDICYATSNRQDAVKAIAGECDRMIVIGAPNSSNSLRLVEVAERLGTPAHLVQRGTDIDPAWLADIGTLGITAGASAPETLVREVIDAVAAVRPIVEDVVVTAEENMVFKLPRGLEAA, translated from the coding sequence ATGAACGCTCTCCATCCGATGACGCAAGCTGAAGGCAGCGAAGCGGCAGAACTCAAGGTTTTGATCGCGGCACCGCGCGGCTTCTGCGCCGGGGTCGACCGCGCGATCCGCATCGTCGAACTGGCGCTGCAGAAATATGGCGCTCCGGTTTATGTCCGGCATGAAATCGTCCACAACCGCTATGTCGTCGACTCCTTGAAGGCGAAGGGCGCTATTTTCGTCGAATCGCTCGATCAGGTTCCCGACGGCGTGCCCGTCGTGTTCAGCGCGCACGGCGTGCCCAAGGCGGTGCCGGCGAAAGCCGAAATGCGCGGGCTGGACTATATCGACGCGACCTGCCCGCTGGTGTCGAAAGTGCATCGCCAGGCCGAGCGTGCGCACGAGACGGGACGTCATATCGTCTTTGTCGGTCATGCCGGCCATCCCGAGGTCATCGGTACGCTGGGTCAATTGCCCGAGGGCGCGATGACGCTGGTCGAATCGGTCGACGACGTCGCGGTGCTGTCGCCGCCCGATCCCGATATGCTGTCCTTCCTGACCCAGACCACCCTGTCGGTCGACGACACGCGCGACATTATCGCGGCGCTGCAGCACCGCTTTCCGGCGATCACCGGACCGCGCGGCGAGGATATCTGCTATGCGACCTCCAACCGGCAGGACGCGGTGAAAGCGATCGCGGGCGAATGCGATCGCATGATCGTGATCGGCGCGCCCAACAGTTCGAACAGCCTGCGTCTGGTCGAGGTCGCCGAACGGCTGGGCACCCCCGCGCACCTTGTCCAGCGCGGGACGGATATCGATCCGGCGTGGCTGGCGGATATCGGCACGCTGGGCATCACAGCGGGCGCCAGCGCCCCGGAAACATTGGTCCGTGAGGTAATCGACGCGGTTGCGGCGGTACGTCCCATCGTTGAGGATGTCGTTGTTACCGCCGAAGAGAATATGGTGTTCAAACTGCCGCGCGGGCTCGAAGCAGCCTGA
- the cpaB gene encoding Flp pilus assembly protein CpaB, which produces MDTRKIMLIVGALVIAISAAFGVNQMMRGAATPQARAAAAPDITGPMILVATRQLPVGTIVGPDSFRFQPWPKELVEKAYFMKDKTDVNTLVGTVVRYPITAGQPLTQGALVHPDDRGFLAAALGPGMRAVTVKVSQEQGVAGFVFPGDRVDVVLAQTISVEEGSSFPDKQIFTAETIVRNVRILATDQRYDAEDETGKTPVRTFGSVTLEATPEIAEKIAVAQDMGKLSLALRPLAESAGELDAAIASGDINVPAKGGSVAEKRMLAEAAARPVASRSTVTTGGDVSRFWIPVRGRVNPSRAPQAATNGGGFMPSNGGAVSVPTGPVVRVTRGDKMTEVPVGGK; this is translated from the coding sequence ATGGATACGCGAAAGATTATGCTGATCGTCGGCGCGCTGGTGATTGCCATCAGCGCAGCGTTCGGGGTCAACCAGATGATGCGCGGGGCAGCCACTCCGCAAGCGCGTGCAGCCGCGGCGCCGGACATTACCGGTCCGATGATCCTTGTCGCGACGCGGCAACTGCCCGTCGGCACGATTGTCGGTCCGGACAGCTTTCGCTTCCAGCCCTGGCCCAAGGAATTGGTCGAAAAGGCCTATTTCATGAAGGACAAGACCGACGTGAACACGTTGGTCGGCACCGTCGTGCGCTATCCGATCACCGCCGGCCAGCCGCTGACACAAGGCGCACTCGTCCATCCCGACGATCGCGGCTTCCTCGCCGCGGCGCTTGGCCCGGGCATGCGTGCCGTTACCGTCAAGGTCAGCCAAGAACAGGGCGTCGCCGGTTTCGTCTTTCCGGGCGACCGCGTCGATGTGGTGCTGGCTCAGACGATCTCTGTCGAGGAAGGCAGCAGCTTTCCTGACAAGCAGATATTCACGGCCGAGACGATCGTTCGCAATGTCCGCATATTGGCGACCGATCAGCGTTATGACGCCGAGGATGAAACCGGGAAGACCCCGGTTCGCACCTTTGGCTCGGTGACGCTCGAAGCCACGCCGGAAATTGCCGAGAAGATCGCCGTCGCGCAGGACATGGGCAAATTGTCGCTCGCACTGCGTCCGCTAGCCGAAAGCGCCGGCGAACTCGATGCGGCCATCGCGTCGGGCGACATCAATGTGCCGGCCAAGGGCGGCTCCGTGGCGGAAAAACGGATGCTCGCCGAAGCCGCCGCACGTCCGGTTGCCAGCCGCTCGACGGTGACCACGGGCGGCGACGTGTCGCGCTTCTGGATCCCGGTGCGCGGCCGCGTGAACCCCTCGCGGGCGCCGCAGGCTGCGACGAATGGTGGCGGCTTCATGCCGTCTAATGGGGGCGCCGTGTCCGTTCCGACCGGTCCGGTCGTGCGCGTGACCCGCGGCGACAAGATGACCGAAGTTCCGGTTGGGGGTAAGTAA
- the rnhA gene encoding ribonuclease HI has protein sequence MSENTGKTVIVATDGACKGNPGPGGWGAVLRWGDVVKKLSGGEPDTTNNRMELMAAIEALAALKRSCNVELSTDSVYVRDGITKWIFGWQKNGWKTAAKKPVANADLWQRLVKENARHKVEWIWVKGHAGHGDNELADQLASDAALEVARARRAPAR, from the coding sequence ATGAGTGAAAACACCGGCAAGACCGTGATCGTCGCCACTGACGGCGCATGCAAGGGCAACCCCGGACCCGGCGGCTGGGGCGCCGTGCTGCGCTGGGGCGACGTTGTGAAAAAGCTGTCGGGCGGCGAGCCCGACACGACGAACAACCGCATGGAATTGATGGCCGCGATCGAAGCGCTCGCCGCGCTCAAGCGCAGCTGCAACGTCGAGCTGTCGACCGACAGCGTCTATGTCCGCGACGGCATCACCAAATGGATTTTCGGCTGGCAAAAGAACGGCTGGAAAACTGCGGCGAAAAAACCGGTCGCCAATGCCGATCTGTGGCAGCGTCTGGTCAAGGAAAATGCGCGGCACAAGGTCGAGTGGATCTGGGTCAAGGGCCATGCGGGCCACGGCGACAACGAACTTGCCGACCAACTCGCGAGTGACGCAGCCCTCGAAGTCGCGCGGGCGCGCAGGGCACCCGCGCGCTAA
- a CDS encoding type II and III secretion system protein family protein produces MNSTAKFKAAALARTLAIGLVAATLAAAPSAPAIAQAVQNASSSIELSVGRGRLVSLPASMSDVFVADDAVADVQVRSNRQLYIFGKKPGETSIYATDASGRVVFSTVARVGNNIETIDQMLSLAMPEASISANPMNGFVLLTGTVQSPDDAAEAERLVQAFVGEQTKVLSRLRTATPLQVNLQVRIAEVNRSLVKEMSGNLITQDVTGGFLGGIARGRRAGTITTNPDGSTSYTFNTIPGTNTLAGAGRLFGLDLIASLDVGERSGMVATLAQPNLTAISGETADFLAGGEFPIPVPGNLAGTTIEYRKYGVSLSYTPTVLSNGRISLRVRPEVSELSTEGAIVLQNFQVPALTIRRAETTVELGSGESFMIAGLLNNRSIGAIDKIPGLGDIPVLGTLFKSDSFRRGETELVIVVTPYLVQPVSANDIKLPTDAYQDANDLQRLLLNQTSNGVTGGDRPKPRLDTSVGDADRPRGSGDASPGFSIK; encoded by the coding sequence ATGAACAGCACAGCCAAATTCAAGGCGGCGGCTCTGGCCCGCACCCTGGCCATCGGCCTGGTGGCAGCCACGCTGGCAGCGGCACCTTCGGCGCCCGCTATCGCCCAGGCCGTCCAGAATGCCAGCAGCAGCATCGAACTGTCGGTGGGCCGCGGCCGCCTGGTTAGCCTCCCGGCCTCTATGTCCGACGTCTTCGTCGCTGACGACGCGGTCGCCGACGTCCAGGTTCGGTCGAACCGCCAGCTCTATATCTTTGGCAAGAAGCCAGGCGAAACCAGCATCTATGCCACCGACGCCAGCGGCCGGGTCGTTTTCTCGACCGTCGCCCGCGTCGGCAACAATATCGAGACGATCGACCAGATGCTGTCGCTCGCCATGCCCGAGGCCAGCATTTCGGCCAACCCGATGAACGGCTTTGTGCTGCTCACCGGGACGGTCCAGTCGCCCGACGATGCCGCCGAAGCCGAACGGCTGGTGCAGGCGTTCGTCGGCGAGCAGACGAAGGTTCTGTCGCGGCTGCGTACGGCGACGCCGCTGCAGGTCAATCTGCAGGTCCGCATTGCCGAAGTGAACCGCTCGCTGGTCAAGGAAATGAGCGGCAACCTCATAACACAAGACGTTACGGGCGGCTTCCTGGGCGGGATAGCCCGTGGTCGCAGGGCTGGCACGATCACCACCAATCCCGACGGCAGCACCTCTTATACCTTCAACACGATCCCCGGAACGAACACCCTCGCCGGAGCGGGGCGCCTGTTCGGTCTCGATCTGATCGCCTCGCTCGACGTCGGCGAACGGTCGGGCATGGTCGCAACCTTGGCCCAACCGAACCTGACCGCCATTTCGGGTGAAACGGCCGATTTCCTCGCAGGCGGCGAATTCCCGATCCCCGTCCCCGGCAACTTGGCCGGTACGACGATTGAGTATCGCAAATATGGCGTCAGCCTGTCCTATACGCCGACGGTGCTGTCCAACGGACGGATCAGTCTGCGTGTTCGCCCCGAAGTATCGGAACTGTCGACCGAAGGCGCGATCGTGCTGCAAAACTTTCAGGTGCCCGCGCTGACGATCCGCCGCGCTGAAACCACGGTCGAACTCGGCTCGGGCGAAAGCTTCATGATCGCGGGATTGCTCAACAATCGCTCGATCGGCGCGATCGACAAAATCCCTGGCCTCGGTGATATTCCGGTGCTTGGGACGCTGTTCAAGTCCGACAGCTTCCGGCGCGGCGAAACCGAACTCGTCATCGTCGTAACCCCCTATCTGGTTCAGCCGGTATCGGCGAACGACATCAAGCTCCCGACCGACGCTTATCAGGATGCGAACGATCTGCAGCGGTTGCTGCTCAACCAGACAAGCAACGGCGTGACAGGCGGCGATCGCCCCAAACCGCGGCTCGACACCTCGGTCGGCGACGCTGATCGCCCGCGGGGCAGCGGCGACGCATCGCCCGGCTTCAGCATCAAGTGA
- a CDS encoding YegP family protein, which yields MAHYFEIKKNKAGEFVAYFKYNSEPIFWTEGYSSKASAQNAIDSILKNGPGAEVRETE from the coding sequence ATGGCCCATTATTTCGAGATCAAGAAGAACAAGGCCGGCGAATTTGTCGCCTATTTCAAATATAATAGCGAACCCATCTTCTGGACCGAGGGCTATAGCAGCAAGGCCTCCGCACAGAATGCCATCGACTCGATCCTGAAGAACGGCCCGGGCGCCGAAGTGCGCGAAACCGAATAA
- the thrB gene encoding homoserine kinase — protein sequence MAVYTHVEPDDLAALVARYDIGTVVSCKGIAEGVENSNFLLETTGGRFILTLYEKRVSEGDLPFFVDLLNHLASQNCPVPAMIRDRSGVAIQQISGRAACVIQFLPGISLTQPTPAQCEAAGAALGAMHRALEDYAGARENSMGHAHWRAVAEATGDLDVVLPGLQSIVDAELAYLDTHWPSDLPAHVIHADLFPDNVLMLGDRVTGLIDFYFAASDFRAYDLVITHASWAFSADGKQCDPARAEALMRGYAREITLSDAEVAALPLLARGASLRFLLTRAHDWVHTPADALVTRKDPSPFLARLQRYSAPDAASLFAVG from the coding sequence ATGGCGGTCTATACGCACGTCGAACCCGACGATCTTGCCGCCCTCGTCGCCCGATACGACATCGGCACCGTCGTATCGTGCAAAGGGATCGCCGAGGGCGTTGAGAACAGCAATTTCCTGCTCGAAACGACGGGCGGCCGCTTCATCCTGACGCTCTATGAAAAGCGGGTGAGCGAGGGCGACCTGCCCTTCTTTGTCGACCTGCTGAACCATCTCGCCAGCCAGAACTGTCCGGTCCCGGCGATGATCCGCGATCGAAGCGGCGTCGCGATCCAGCAGATCTCGGGCCGCGCGGCGTGCGTCATCCAGTTCCTGCCCGGCATCTCGCTGACCCAGCCAACCCCGGCCCAGTGCGAAGCCGCGGGCGCCGCGCTCGGCGCTATGCACCGCGCGCTCGAAGACTATGCGGGCGCGCGCGAAAACAGCATGGGTCACGCGCATTGGCGCGCCGTTGCCGAAGCGACCGGCGACCTTGATGTGGTGCTGCCGGGGCTTCAGTCGATCGTCGACGCGGAGCTGGCGTATCTCGACACCCATTGGCCGAGCGACCTGCCCGCGCATGTCATCCACGCCGACCTCTTTCCCGACAATGTGCTGATGCTCGGCGACCGGGTCACCGGCCTTATCGACTTCTATTTCGCCGCGAGCGATTTCCGCGCTTACGACCTCGTCATCACGCACGCATCCTGGGCCTTTTCCGCCGACGGAAAGCAATGCGATCCCGCGCGCGCCGAGGCGCTGATGCGCGGTTATGCGCGCGAAATCACGCTGTCGGACGCCGAAGTCGCTGCGTTGCCGCTGCTGGCGCGCGGCGCATCGCTGCGCTTCCTGCTGACGCGCGCGCATGATTGGGTGCATACGCCCGCCGACGCGCTCGTCACGCGCAAGGACCCGTCGCCGTTCCTTGCCCGCTTGCAGCGCTACAGCGCCCCCGACGCCGCCAGCCTGTTCGCCGTCGGATGA
- a CDS encoding NAD(P)/FAD-dependent oxidoreductase, protein MTDAPPSATDVLIVGAGIAGASLAAALAPWRRVLLVEAEDAPGYHATGRSAAFWHESYGGVGVQPLTHASLEALNSPPPEFSDHGFLSPRGALTLGQRSEAAAVDAFAAEFAAQGVDVERMSGAAVARMVPGLRPEWSEAAYEAACRDIDVGGLHAAYLRAAKRAGAALVTRAPLRRARRVGDGWDVELGSGRVRAALIVNAAGAWADEVAAACGIAPVGIQPYRRTVMQVRLGVPVPADLPLVIHVGGEFYFKGQSEGRVWLTPHDETPTAPHDAAPEELDVALAIDRMQSVVDWPVVAVERKWAGLRSFAPDRMPVFGADRHERAFIWCAGQGGFGIQTSPAIAALLAAELGAPPPGGAIGRVDPAPFAPSRFA, encoded by the coding sequence ATGACCGACGCGCCGCCTTCCGCCACAGATGTGCTGATTGTCGGCGCCGGGATCGCCGGTGCAAGCCTGGCGGCGGCACTGGCCCCCTGGCGCCGCGTCCTGCTGGTCGAGGCCGAGGATGCCCCCGGCTATCACGCGACGGGCCGGTCAGCCGCTTTTTGGCACGAAAGCTATGGCGGGGTGGGGGTGCAGCCCCTGACCCACGCATCGCTGGAGGCGTTGAACAGCCCGCCTCCCGAATTCTCCGATCATGGCTTCCTGTCGCCGCGCGGGGCATTGACGCTGGGCCAGCGGTCCGAAGCTGCGGCAGTTGATGCCTTCGCCGCCGAGTTCGCGGCCCAAGGCGTCGATGTCGAGCGCATGTCGGGCGCAGCGGTCGCCCGCATGGTTCCGGGCCTCCGCCCCGAATGGAGCGAAGCCGCCTATGAAGCGGCGTGCCGCGACATCGATGTGGGCGGTCTGCATGCGGCCTATCTTCGCGCAGCGAAGCGCGCCGGCGCGGCGCTGGTCACGCGCGCGCCGTTGCGGCGGGCGCGCCGTGTCGGCGACGGTTGGGATGTCGAGTTGGGCAGCGGGCGGGTCCGCGCCGCGCTGATCGTCAACGCCGCCGGGGCATGGGCGGACGAGGTCGCGGCCGCGTGCGGAATTGCGCCGGTCGGCATCCAGCCCTATCGCCGCACGGTGATGCAGGTCCGGCTGGGCGTTCCGGTTCCCGCCGACCTTCCGCTCGTGATCCACGTCGGCGGCGAATTTTATTTCAAGGGTCAGAGCGAGGGGCGCGTCTGGCTGACCCCCCACGACGAGACGCCGACCGCACCGCACGACGCGGCGCCCGAGGAACTCGACGTTGCGCTCGCGATCGACCGGATGCAGTCGGTGGTCGACTGGCCGGTCGTTGCGGTCGAGCGCAAATGGGCGGGACTGCGCAGCTTTGCGCCCGATCGTATGCCGGTATTTGGCGCCGATCGGCACGAACGCGCCTTCATCTGGTGCGCGGGGCAGGGAGGCTTTGGCATCCAGACATCGCCGGCGATCGCCGCCTTGCTCGCGGCCGAGCTTGGCGCCCCGCCGCCCGGCGGCGCCATCGGCCGCGTCGACCCGGCGCCCTTCGCGCCATCGCGCTTCGCCTAG
- the argS gene encoding arginine--tRNA ligase — protein sequence MTLFSRFSDHIGAALDALAARDALPGGLDRSAISVEPPRDPAHGDVATNAAMVLAKPAGMNPRALADLLVAELGALDEVTEAGVAGPGFINLRLADDSWRDELALIFSEGGGYGRSTMGQGRRVNVEYVSANPTGPMHVGHCRGAVVGDALAALLEYAGHEVIREYYVNDAGAQVDVLARSVHMRYREALGEDIGAIPEGLYPGDYLMPIAGKLAVEYGDRFVGAPESAWLGLFRAEAVSAMMDMIRADLAKLGIHHDLFSSEAELQAEGKPAAAEKWLRDHDLVYDGQLEAPKGETPEDWEPVELPLFRSTQFGDDQDRPIKKSDGSWTYFGADLAYHFQKSQNADELIDIWGADHAGTVKRIKAAVAALTGGKTRFDVKLVQMVRLLKNGEPFKMSKRAGNFVTLADVVDEVGKDAVRFTMLTRKADAQMDFDFAKVVEASRDNPVWYLQYANARISRLRKKAADAEIVLPAPAPARLNAHELGLVKLLAQFPRTVEAAASAREPHRIAFYLADVAAAFHAWYNLGNDDPGLRIVLDNDPELTATRLYLADGIGQVIRNGLSLMGVDALEEMN from the coding sequence GTGACCCTGTTCAGCCGCTTTTCCGACCATATCGGCGCCGCGCTCGACGCGCTTGCCGCCCGTGATGCCCTGCCGGGCGGCCTCGACCGCAGCGCGATCAGCGTCGAGCCACCGCGCGATCCCGCGCATGGCGACGTCGCGACCAACGCCGCGATGGTGCTCGCGAAACCCGCGGGCATGAACCCGCGCGCGCTTGCCGACCTGCTCGTCGCCGAGCTCGGCGCGCTCGATGAAGTGACCGAAGCGGGCGTTGCCGGCCCCGGCTTCATCAATCTGCGCCTTGCCGATGACAGCTGGCGCGACGAACTCGCTCTGATCTTCAGCGAAGGCGGAGGCTATGGCCGTTCGACGATGGGGCAGGGGCGGCGCGTCAACGTCGAATATGTCTCGGCGAACCCGACCGGCCCGATGCATGTCGGCCATTGCCGCGGCGCGGTCGTCGGCGATGCGCTCGCGGCGCTGCTCGAATATGCGGGGCACGAGGTGATCCGCGAATATTATGTCAACGACGCCGGCGCACAGGTCGATGTGCTCGCGCGCTCGGTGCATATGCGGTATCGCGAAGCGCTCGGCGAGGATATCGGCGCGATCCCCGAGGGGCTGTATCCGGGCGATTATCTGATGCCGATCGCCGGCAAGCTCGCCGTCGAATATGGCGACCGCTTCGTCGGCGCGCCCGAAAGCGCCTGGCTCGGCCTGTTCCGCGCCGAGGCGGTCAGCGCTATGATGGACATGATCCGGGCCGACCTCGCCAAGCTCGGCATCCACCACGATCTTTTCTCGTCCGAAGCCGAGCTGCAAGCCGAGGGCAAGCCCGCCGCCGCCGAGAAATGGCTGCGGGATCACGACCTTGTCTACGACGGTCAGCTTGAGGCGCCGAAGGGCGAGACCCCCGAGGATTGGGAGCCGGTCGAATTGCCGCTGTTCCGCTCGACGCAGTTCGGCGACGATCAGGACCGCCCGATCAAGAAGTCGGACGGCAGCTGGACCTATTTCGGCGCCGACCTCGCCTATCATTTCCAGAAGAGCCAGAATGCCGACGAGTTGATCGACATCTGGGGCGCCGACCACGCGGGGACGGTCAAACGGATCAAGGCCGCGGTTGCGGCGCTAACCGGCGGCAAGACGCGTTTCGACGTCAAACTGGTGCAGATGGTGCGGCTGCTCAAAAATGGCGAGCCGTTCAAGATGTCGAAGCGCGCGGGTAATTTCGTGACGCTCGCCGATGTCGTCGATGAGGTCGGCAAGGATGCGGTGCGCTTCACGATGCTGACGCGCAAGGCCGACGCACAGATGGATTTCGACTTCGCCAAGGTCGTCGAGGCGTCGCGCGACAACCCCGTCTGGTATCTGCAATATGCCAATGCCCGGATTTCGCGGCTGCGCAAAAAGGCCGCCGACGCGGAGATCGTGCTGCCCGCGCCCGCGCCCGCACGCCTCAATGCGCATGAGCTGGGGCTGGTGAAGCTGCTGGCACAGTTCCCGCGGACCGTCGAAGCTGCGGCTTCGGCGCGCGAACCGCACCGGATCGCCTTTTACCTCGCCGACGTCGCCGCAGCGTTCCACGCCTGGTACAATCTGGGTAACGACGACCCGGGCCTTCGCATTGTTCTCGACAATGACCCCGAATTGACCGCGACGCGCCTTTATTTGGCCGACGGAATCGGGCAGGTTATCCGCAACGGGCTGTCCCTGATGGGGGTTGATGCGCTCGAGGAGATGAACTGA